The Candidatus Koribacter versatilis Ellin345 genome has a segment encoding these proteins:
- a CDS encoding glycoside hydrolase family 31 protein gives MINPRLCLALLLSAFAIVPVHAQTPTAKPAAATVQPPEASYNPVADPKAVVVVGHARFTVLTPQMIRMEWAADGKFEDRPSFVFLNRLLPVPEFTQKKDGQRVTLKTADVELTYNADSAGDGKFTAENLTATIQLNGKAVTWHPGMDDSGNLQGTTRTLDGAKGNQTKEPIDPGLVSRDGWVVVDDSKRPLFDSDNFTFAQGEKSEWPWIVLRTDTDRQDWYFFGYGHEYKNALGDFVKVAGRIPIPPRFAFGIWWSRYWAYSDQELDNLVSGFHENDLPLDVLVIDMDWHLNKEQLLAMGEKDQSGHELGWSGYTWNPLLFPDPKAFLDGIHAQGIKATLNVHPASGVHPWEKAYPEMAKAMGIDPATRKWVAFDITNKKFARNYMDLLHHPLERQGINFWWLDWQQEMKTGTPGVSPTWWLNYVHFTDQQMEGKRPLLFHRWGGLGNHRYQIGFSGDTISVWDSLAFQPWFTATAANVGYAYWSHDIGGHMPGVVDPEIITRWIEFGAFSPILRTHTTKNPDSERRVWAYPEPYADIMRETMQHREQMQPYIYTEARRTYDTGVAFLHPLYYDWPEAEQAYNVKDEYVFGSQMLVAPITSPVDPVTQLSTRKVWIPQGEWIERSSGKHFAGPADATRSFDIRETPVYVKAGAIVPGQPPMQHADQRPVDPLILNVFPLADKQTSEYKLYSDGSDSEAYKRGAFSWTKISAAQSGDELTLTIAPVEGSYPGMTTERAYELRLPYDWPPETVTANGQSLTFTAKGSPKIGWRYEGNTLSTVITTVRYSVHTPVKIVVKRAGGSLASRSQLDGFAGAIARLQLAYDTLNALENFRTRATDPVIDAWETGDRLSYRPEKAKAEIARFPKVYADALASVKALVAKADTDAGDLDKKRDEYHRSAQDEERMKNFRNYLKRAENAIEDGGVK, from the coding sequence TTGATAAACCCCCGGCTCTGTCTCGCACTCCTTCTAAGCGCATTCGCTATCGTCCCAGTTCACGCACAGACTCCTACTGCCAAGCCCGCGGCGGCCACGGTTCAGCCGCCGGAAGCCTCTTACAATCCGGTTGCCGATCCGAAGGCCGTGGTGGTGGTGGGCCACGCGCGCTTCACGGTGCTTACGCCGCAGATGATCCGGATGGAGTGGGCGGCGGATGGCAAGTTCGAAGACCGCCCGTCGTTTGTGTTTCTGAACCGGCTCCTGCCCGTGCCTGAGTTCACGCAGAAGAAAGACGGGCAGCGCGTCACTCTGAAGACTGCCGATGTGGAACTCACGTATAACGCCGACTCCGCCGGCGACGGCAAGTTCACCGCAGAGAACCTCACCGCGACGATTCAATTGAACGGCAAGGCGGTGACGTGGCATCCCGGCATGGATGACTCTGGCAATCTACAGGGCACAACGCGCACGCTCGACGGCGCCAAGGGCAATCAGACGAAAGAACCGATCGACCCCGGCCTGGTTTCACGGGATGGCTGGGTGGTTGTGGACGACTCCAAGCGTCCGCTTTTTGATAGCGACAACTTCACCTTCGCACAGGGTGAAAAGAGCGAGTGGCCGTGGATTGTGCTGCGCACGGACACTGATCGCCAGGATTGGTATTTCTTCGGATACGGCCACGAGTACAAAAATGCTCTCGGCGATTTTGTGAAGGTCGCCGGCCGGATTCCGATTCCGCCGCGGTTTGCGTTCGGCATCTGGTGGTCGCGCTACTGGGCTTATAGCGACCAGGAGTTAGACAACCTCGTCAGCGGTTTTCATGAAAACGATTTGCCGCTCGATGTGCTCGTGATTGACATGGACTGGCACCTGAACAAAGAGCAGCTGCTCGCGATGGGCGAGAAAGACCAGTCTGGCCACGAACTGGGATGGTCGGGCTATACGTGGAACCCGCTGCTGTTCCCGGACCCGAAGGCATTTCTCGATGGCATTCACGCGCAAGGGATCAAGGCCACGCTGAACGTGCATCCGGCGTCGGGGGTGCATCCGTGGGAGAAGGCGTATCCCGAGATGGCGAAGGCGATGGGCATTGACCCTGCGACGCGCAAGTGGGTGGCCTTCGACATTACGAACAAGAAATTCGCGCGCAATTACATGGACCTGCTGCACCATCCGCTGGAGCGGCAGGGGATCAACTTCTGGTGGCTCGACTGGCAACAGGAGATGAAGACGGGCACACCGGGCGTGAGCCCGACGTGGTGGTTGAACTACGTGCACTTTACCGACCAGCAGATGGAAGGGAAGCGTCCGCTGTTGTTCCATCGCTGGGGCGGGTTGGGGAACCATCGTTACCAGATAGGTTTTTCGGGCGACACGATTTCGGTGTGGGATTCGCTGGCGTTCCAGCCGTGGTTTACGGCGACGGCAGCAAACGTTGGGTATGCGTATTGGAGCCACGACATCGGCGGGCACATGCCGGGCGTGGTGGACCCGGAAATTATCACGCGCTGGATTGAGTTTGGCGCGTTCAGCCCGATCCTGCGCACGCATACCACGAAGAATCCGGACTCCGAGCGTCGCGTGTGGGCGTATCCCGAGCCGTACGCGGACATCATGCGCGAGACCATGCAGCACCGTGAACAGATGCAGCCGTACATTTACACCGAAGCGCGGCGCACCTACGACACCGGTGTGGCGTTCCTGCATCCGCTGTATTACGACTGGCCGGAGGCGGAGCAGGCGTACAACGTGAAGGACGAGTATGTCTTTGGGAGTCAAATGCTGGTGGCGCCAATTACGTCGCCGGTGGATCCGGTGACGCAACTGTCAACGCGCAAGGTTTGGATTCCGCAAGGCGAATGGATCGAGCGATCGAGCGGAAAGCACTTCGCCGGTCCCGCAGATGCGACGCGCAGTTTCGACATTCGCGAGACGCCGGTGTATGTGAAGGCGGGGGCGATCGTTCCGGGCCAGCCGCCGATGCAGCATGCGGACCAGCGGCCGGTGGATCCGCTTATCCTGAATGTATTTCCGCTGGCCGATAAGCAGACTAGCGAATACAAACTCTACTCCGATGGCAGCGACTCAGAGGCGTACAAGCGCGGCGCGTTTTCGTGGACGAAGATCAGCGCTGCGCAGAGCGGCGATGAACTCACGCTGACGATTGCGCCGGTGGAGGGAAGCTATCCGGGGATGACGACGGAGCGGGCCTACGAATTGCGCCTGCCATACGATTGGCCGCCGGAAACGGTGACGGCCAACGGGCAATCACTCACTTTCACCGCAAAGGGCTCACCGAAAATCGGCTGGCGCTATGAAGGGAACACGCTGAGCACGGTGATCACGACGGTGCGCTACTCGGTGCACACGCCGGTGAAGATCGTGGTGAAACGGGCTGGCGGATCGCTGGCGTCGCGCTCGCAACTGGATGGCTTCGCCGGTGCGATTGCGCGTTTGCAGCTCGCTTACGACACGCTGAACGCGCTGGAAAACTTCCGCACACGCGCGACTGATCCGGTGATTGATGCCTGGGAGACCGGGGATCGTTTGAGCTATCGACCGGAGAAGGCCAAAGCCGAGATCGCGCGATTCCCGAAGGTCTACGCAGATGCGCTGGCGTCGGTGAAAGCACTGGTGGCGAAGGCTGATACGGATGCAGGCGATCTCGATAAGAAGCGCGATGAGTATCATCGCTCGGCGCAGGATGAGGAGCGGATGAAGAACTTCCGCAACTATTTGAAGCGCGCTGAGAACGCGATCGAAGATGGCGGCGTCAAGTAG
- the hemQ gene encoding hydrogen peroxide-dependent heme synthase, translating into MSHHPAPVSAEMPAHPITLEGYSVLHQMFRFRWAAWNALGEGERLGVIKDAEQTLRPMEETGLTALFSMVGHKGDLMLIHFRNSFDELNEAELKLAGTRLYGYLEPVNSYLSVIELGLYDSTVKLYKQLMERGVVPHSEEWEKAIQETIERQKSAMSPRLCPKIPDHRYLCFYPMDRKRGEAINFYTVPIESRQKQMEAHGMVGRRYAGKVQQIISGSIGFDDWEWGVDLFGADPLQFKKLIYEMRFDEVSAVYASFGAFFIGLRVKIDGFSEWLGGKLPTL; encoded by the coding sequence GTGTCTCATCATCCTGCTCCGGTTTCCGCGGAAATGCCTGCTCATCCGATTACGCTCGAAGGCTACAGCGTGCTGCACCAGATGTTCCGCTTCCGCTGGGCGGCGTGGAACGCGTTGGGCGAAGGCGAACGCCTCGGGGTAATCAAAGACGCCGAGCAGACGTTGCGTCCGATGGAAGAGACCGGCCTGACCGCGCTGTTTTCGATGGTCGGACACAAGGGCGACTTGATGCTGATCCACTTCCGCAACTCGTTCGATGAACTGAACGAGGCCGAACTGAAGCTCGCGGGCACTCGACTGTACGGATACCTCGAACCGGTGAACTCCTATCTCTCCGTGATCGAGCTCGGCCTGTACGACTCGACGGTGAAGCTCTACAAGCAGCTCATGGAGAGGGGCGTCGTTCCGCATTCGGAAGAGTGGGAGAAGGCGATCCAGGAGACGATCGAGCGGCAGAAGAGCGCGATGTCTCCGCGGTTGTGCCCGAAGATTCCGGACCACCGTTATCTCTGCTTCTATCCCATGGACCGCAAGCGCGGGGAGGCGATCAACTTCTATACCGTCCCCATCGAGAGCCGCCAGAAGCAGATGGAAGCGCATGGCATGGTCGGTCGCCGCTACGCCGGTAAGGTGCAGCAGATCATCAGCGGCTCGATCGGTTTCGACGACTGGGAATGGGGTGTTGACCTGTTCGGCGCCGATCCATTGCAGTTCAAAAAGCTCATTTACGAGATGAGATTCGATGAAGTGAGTGCGGTCTATGCGTCGTTTGGAGCATTTTTCATTGGATTACGGGTCAAAATTGACGGCTTTTCGGAGTGGCTCGGCGGGAAGCTGCCGACACTCTAA